Proteins co-encoded in one Alcanivorax sp. genomic window:
- a CDS encoding ATP synthase subunit I, producing MTTSNEFQPHRTLFWGLMRAQLAAIVVFALLVTALAGTLAGLVAAWGGTISLIAYAWGGFQIWMHPKNHMPKRMATAAVRAEMGKIAIMLLLFWLTFSKVPETREMKIAMVLLLGFLIAQVVGWIQVARLEGRTAGQDGQND from the coding sequence GTGACCACCAGCAACGAATTCCAGCCCCACAGAACATTGTTCTGGGGGTTAATGCGCGCTCAGCTAGCCGCGATTGTGGTCTTCGCGCTGTTGGTAACGGCACTGGCCGGAACACTGGCCGGTCTGGTAGCGGCCTGGGGTGGCACTATCAGCCTGATCGCTTATGCCTGGGGCGGCTTCCAGATCTGGATGCACCCCAAAAACCATATGCCAAAGCGTATGGCCACCGCGGCAGTAAGGGCGGAGATGGGCAAGATCGCAATCATGTTGTTGCTGTTCTGGCTCACATTCTCCAAAGTCCCCGAAACCCGGGAAATGAAGATTGCAATGGTTCTGCTGCTAGGCTTCCTGATCGCCCAGGTCGTGGGCTGGATTCAGGTAGCGCGCCTCGAGGGGCGCACAGCAGGGCAAGACGGGCAAAACGACTGA
- the atpB gene encoding F0F1 ATP synthase subunit A — protein MAGSSPGEYIKHHLGNLTYGELPEGYVRECAGRDTQTLTESTWTFACNGNEAKDMGFSAFHVDSLAWSGGLGIIMCLLFWMGARKATAGVPSGFMNFIETIIEFIDTQVRDSFHGKSKLVAPLSLVIFCWVFLMNLMDLIPVDFVPATFSWIMTSFFGWTAQEAYFKIVPSTDPNITLSMSFSVMLLVIFFTIKTKGVGGFIGTLALHPFESSNPIVKTLLIPVNLLLETIGLLAKPVSLGLRLFGNMYAGEFVFILLAAMMGTWQFIGAWPWAVFHILVITLQAFIFMVLTIVYLSMAVEDH, from the coding sequence ATGGCTGGTAGCTCTCCGGGCGAGTACATCAAGCACCATTTGGGTAATCTGACCTATGGCGAACTGCCCGAAGGCTATGTCCGTGAATGTGCCGGGCGCGACACCCAGACCCTGACCGAAAGCACCTGGACCTTTGCCTGTAACGGCAACGAAGCCAAAGACATGGGCTTCTCTGCATTTCACGTGGATTCCCTCGCCTGGTCCGGCGGCCTCGGCATCATCATGTGCCTGCTGTTCTGGATGGGCGCTCGCAAGGCCACCGCAGGTGTGCCTTCCGGTTTCATGAACTTCATCGAAACCATCATCGAATTTATTGACACCCAGGTTCGTGATTCCTTCCACGGCAAGAGCAAGCTGGTGGCGCCGCTGTCACTGGTCATCTTCTGCTGGGTATTCCTGATGAACCTGATGGATCTGATCCCGGTGGACTTCGTTCCGGCCACCTTCAGCTGGATCATGACCTCCTTCTTCGGCTGGACCGCGCAAGAAGCCTACTTCAAGATCGTGCCCAGCACCGACCCCAACATCACCCTGTCCATGTCCTTCTCTGTGATGCTGCTGGTGATCTTCTTCACCATCAAGACAAAAGGCGTGGGCGGTTTCATCGGTACCCTGGCTCTGCATCCGTTCGAGTCCAGCAACCCGATCGTGAAAACCCTTCTGATCCCGGTCAACCTGCTGCTGGAGACCATTGGTCTGCTGGCCAAGCCGGTGTCCCTGGGTCTGCGACTCTTCGGCAACATGTACGCCGGTGAGTTTGTGTTTATTCTGCTGGCCGCCATGATGGGCACCTGGCAGTTTATCGGTGCCTGGCCGTGGGCGGTGTTCCATATTCTGGTTATCACCCTGCAGGCATTTATCTTCATGGTACTCACTATCGTGTACCTGAGCATGGCGGTCGAAGACCACTAA
- the atpE gene encoding F0F1 ATP synthase subunit C: MEGIQFLAAAIVAGLAAIGAGLGFGMMGGRFLESVARQPELAPMLQTRMFIIAGLLDAVPIICIAIAFLLIFQ; encoded by the coding sequence ATGGAAGGCATTCAATTTCTTGCTGCTGCTATCGTAGCTGGCCTGGCGGCCATCGGCGCAGGTCTGGGCTTCGGCATGATGGGTGGCCGTTTTCTCGAGTCTGTAGCTCGTCAGCCGGAACTGGCTCCGATGCTGCAAACCCGCATGTTCATCATTGCTGGTCTGCTGGATGCTGTGCCGATTATCTGTATCGCTATCGCGTTCCTGCTGATCTTCCAGTAA
- a CDS encoding F0F1 ATP synthase subunit B yields the protein MNINMTIIGQAIWFALFVFFCMKFVWPPISRALEERKQKIAEGLSAADRAERDLELAQEKATANLKEAKEKAAEIIDQANRRANQIVDEAKEAARTEGERLVAKAQSEIDQEVNQAREQLRKEVAALALSGAEKVLTSEVNQDAHKQMLEQLAAEL from the coding sequence ATGAACATCAACATGACGATCATCGGCCAGGCTATCTGGTTCGCATTGTTCGTATTCTTCTGCATGAAGTTCGTCTGGCCGCCCATTTCCCGGGCCCTGGAAGAGCGCAAGCAGAAAATTGCCGAGGGCCTGAGTGCCGCAGATCGTGCCGAGCGCGATCTGGAGCTGGCTCAGGAAAAGGCGACCGCCAATCTCAAAGAAGCAAAAGAGAAGGCGGCCGAAATCATTGATCAGGCCAATCGCCGGGCTAATCAGATTGTGGATGAGGCAAAAGAAGCCGCGCGCACCGAAGGTGAGCGTCTGGTAGCCAAGGCCCAGTCTGAGATTGACCAAGAAGTTAATCAGGCTCGCGAGCAGCTGCGTAAAGAAGTGGCAGCCCTGGCGTTGAGCGGTGCCGAGAAGGTACTGACCAGCGAAGTAAACCAGGATGCGCACAAGCAGATGCTTGAGCAGCTGGCGGCTGAACTCTGA
- a CDS encoding F0F1 ATP synthase subunit delta, which yields MAELTTIARPYAKAAFVFAKEQGALDKWEKMLGLAAAVAGDASMRAYLDQPELDDAAKVSAFAEVCGDELDESGRNFVAQLAHNKRLPLLPVILQLFHELLAQEQQFTDVELISAFEVDDAVAEKLVAALKKRLGTDVNVTTSVDQSLIGGVLVRAGDTVIDGSVRGRLNRLAEQLNS from the coding sequence ATGGCTGAACTGACCACCATCGCACGCCCCTACGCCAAGGCAGCCTTTGTTTTTGCAAAGGAACAGGGCGCCCTGGACAAGTGGGAAAAGATGCTGGGCCTGGCAGCAGCAGTGGCAGGTGATGCCAGCATGCGTGCCTACCTTGACCAGCCGGAACTGGATGACGCCGCCAAGGTTTCTGCCTTTGCAGAAGTCTGTGGTGACGAACTGGACGAGAGCGGGCGCAACTTTGTTGCGCAGCTGGCGCATAACAAGCGTCTGCCGCTGTTGCCGGTCATCCTGCAACTGTTCCATGAGCTTCTGGCCCAGGAACAGCAGTTCACCGATGTGGAGCTTATCTCCGCATTTGAAGTGGATGACGCTGTTGCCGAAAAGCTGGTAGCCGCTTTGAAAAAACGCCTTGGCACCGACGTGAATGTCACCACGTCCGTGGACCAATCCCTGATTGGAGGCGTGCTGGTGCGAGCCGGCGATACCGTAATTGATGGCAGTGTGCGTGGCCGACTTAACCGTCTGGCAGAGCAACTGAACTCTTGA